One Hevea brasiliensis isolate MT/VB/25A 57/8 chromosome 5, ASM3005281v1, whole genome shotgun sequence genomic region harbors:
- the LOC110644506 gene encoding uncharacterized protein LOC110644506 isoform X2, giving the protein MMLDADDDGFGDFKFAPFDHTVRSNPILMNGRDSAAATNDDEDWGDFVNSGGLSHALSLPKISKPLDPFGFSTDQKVKNNDSEPNQPGSAPGRVNSGMAQWEKPKGALPLSIFGELEEDEESGAGDPSFGDGGASFFSRKNVDSVKKGSGLNVNDLVANLYKQSDHKIEYLLDLKGSNSVDKTNKNAKNSDLNISFLNLGAVEPNSNARSSDSSANWIYSNANDLNENGNDELKLNSQLLNLDWDTLNLNTNVRNSNKDEANSVTKEAKSSANGANSVPVADNGKFDDGDGDGDGDGDDDDDGWEFKDSQPKTHEISKANQIKTKNEPAPNINGFNLNLNELSLDLNGWDMNVNGVNSSATSINMGLVDENREVDDGDEDGWEFKDAQPKTSMGDEISEANQIKTENGPVSNLNGFNSSWNKLSWDFNGLNSNFSSVNSSINSMNPGLVGEISEVFDDGDGDNDGWEFKGADSKPQAGDEKIKTEPMPTLNFNRTSLSWDVLSSDSSGLNPSDVKLDGKQFIANLIDGKKDSSDADGWAFKGAEPELQFRDFKMRTENGPAVNSNVTNSSWNTLSLDEGSNSKLNGVNLDKKQVNLDLFDENYDLGCNDGWEFKTVESGSRLGDENTKGDGRMQENFNGALYTFGFGNGVHGQSNFGFDFYSSYKKMENDMKDKLHYPQVDAKVGSDENSWAFKDAFSEAGSKDKEEPKVAEVSLAVEALVFDDDVQGNKVRADNLKGALPLSLFGDEETEADDPVIHQDISTQKSTSDQRVGIKSPHFNISINDLISNLYSQAEQSHLVNHEQSLSENELDFTKTVMSSNLTNANHDFDDDSWEFQDASTGARAEDQTSVHGLHECHAKYSTKIELNDYVEFFSKLKDELHYVALCHLENLKKTQSDAALNGEDAKVQAFDKEIQDLDNELHQDSIFSCEVHSESRSPGNICLNMFVEVLQEPEFQGFESDCHLTKKLSLAESDLRSALALLKYVALTLKILTSVPREEQSRHISAWSKMLSVCAQELRHGAFIWKQSLKENVHDQILSKPQGKKYVLALGEIYRVVEVLQSSATLYKPWILASSTDPMGIFTLLSECSSLWSSSGLEEALHGILNSPDFEYHESLKTLLESIKYIHDLDSYTLYNHVVSGQGRICQLSGLTTGIVPGMKTVIWNGEHCFLTLANLWANLVSSEPPNLPCINVG; this is encoded by the exons ATGATGTTGGACGCCGATGATGATGGCTTCGGCGATTTCAAGTTCGCGCCATTCGATCATACCGTCCGTTCCAATCCCATTCTTATGAACGGTCGAGATTCAGCTGCTGCGACCAACGATGACGAAGACTGGGGAGATTTCGTCAACTCCGGTGGACTATCCCACGCCCTATCGCTCCCCAAAATCTCGAAGCCCCTTGACCCGTTCGGATTTTCTACAGATCAAAAAGTGAAAAACAATGATTCGGAACCCAACCAGCCTGGATCAGCACCTGGTCGGGTTAACTCGGGCATGGCTCAATGGGAGAAGCCAAAAGGAGCTTTGCCTCTTTCGATCTTCGGGGAATTAGAGGAAGATGAAGAATCAGGTGCGGGCGATCCATCTTTTGGCGATGGTGGCGCTAGCTTTTTCTCTAGGAAAAATGTTGATTCTGTAAAGAAGGGATCGGGTTTAAATGTGAATGATTTGGTTGCTAATTTATATAAACAGAGTGATCataaaattgagtatttactaGATTTGAAAGGATCGAATTCTGTAGACAAAACGAATAAGAacgcaaaaaattcagatttgaatataagTTTTCTGAATTTAGGTGCAGTCGAACCTAATTCGAATGCACGCTCATCAGATTCTAGTGCGAATTGGATATATTCGAATGCCAATGATTTGAACGAGAATGGTAACGATGAGCTGAAATTGAATTCACAGTTGTTGAATTTGGATTGGGATACATTGAATTTGAATACAAACGTAAGGAATTCAAACAAAGATGAGGCGAATTCGGTTACAAAAGAGGCAAAATCGAGCGCAAATGGAGCTAATTCTGTTCCGGTTGCTGACAATGGGAAGTTTGATGATGGTGATGGTGATGGTGATGGTgatggtgatgatgatgatgatgggtgGGAGTTCAAGGATTCACAACCCAAAACTCATGAGATTTCTAAG GCAAACCAAATCAAGACTAAGAATGAGCCAGCACCTAATATTAATGGATTCAATCTAAATTTGAATGAATTGAGCTTGGATCTTAATGGGTGGGACATGAATGTTAATGGTGTTAATTCAAGTGCAACTTCAATAAATATGGGTCTGGTTGATGAAAATAGAGAAGTTGATGATGGTGATGAAGATGGTTGGGAGTTCAAGGATGCACAGCCCAAAACTTCAATgggtgatgagatttctgag GCGAACCAAATCAAGACTGAGAATGGGCCAGTATCTAATCTCAATGGATTCAACTCAAGTTGGAATAAATTGAGCTGGGATTTTAATGGGTTGAACTCAAATTTCAGTAGTGTTAATTCAAGTATAAATTCTATGAATCCGGGTTTGGTTGGTGAAATTAGTGAAGTTTTTGATGATGGTGATGGGGATAATGATGGATGGGAATTCAAGGGTGCGGATTCCAAGCCCCAGGCTGGAGATGAGAAG ATCAAGACTGAACCTATGCCAACCTTGAATTTTAATAGGACTAGTTTAAGCTGGGATGTGTTAAGTTCAGATTCCAGTGGGTTGAATCCAAGTGACGTGAAATTAGATGGGAAACAGTTTATTGCAAACTTAATTGATGGAAAGAAGGATTCTAGTGATGCTGATGGATGGGCCTTCAAGGGTGCAGAACCAGAATTGCAGTTCAGAGATTTTAAG ATGAGGACTGAAAATGGGCCAGCAGTGAATTCTAATGTGACTAATTCCAGCTGGAACACATTGAGTTTGGATGAAGGttcaaattcaaaattaaatGGGGTGAATTTGGACAAAAAGCAAGTGAATTTGGATTTATTTGATGAAAATTATGATCTTGGGTGCAATGATGGATGGGAATTCAAGACTGTAGAATCAGGATCCAGGCTTGGAGATGAGAATACTAAG GGTGATGGGAGAATGCAAGAAAATTTCAATGGAGCACTTTACACATTTGGTTTTGGCAATGGTGTACATGGTCAATCGAACTTTGGATTTGATTTCTATTCAAGCTATAAAAAAATGGAGAATGATATGAAAGACAAGTTGCATTATCCCCAAGTTGATGCAAAAGTTGGTTCTGATGAAAACTCCTGGGCATTTAAGGATGCATTTTCAGAAGCTGGATCAAAGGATAAG GAAGAGCCCAAGGTTGCTGAAGTTTCTCTTGCTGTGGAAGCCTTGGTATTTGATGATGATGTCCAG GGAAACAAGGTAAGGGCAGACAACCTCAAAGGAGCCCTGCCCCTGTCCCTTTTTGGTGATGAAGAAACAGAAGCGGATGATCCTGTGATCCATCAAGATATTTCAACTCAGAAGTCCACCTCTGATCAAAGAGTTGGCATTAAGAGTCCCCATTTTAATATTTCTATCAATGATCTTATATCGAATTTATACAGTCAAGCTGAGCAGAGTCATTTAGTTAATCATGAACAAAGTCTGAGTGAAAATGAATTGGATTTCACCAAAACTGTGATGTCCTCTAATTTGACAAATGCTAATCATGATTTTGATGATGATTCCTGGGAATTTCAAGATGCCTCTACAGGAGCCAGAGCTGAAGACCAGACCTCTGTTCATGGTCTTCACGAGTGTCATGCAAAATATTCTACCAAAATAGAGCTAAATGATTATGTGGAATTCTTTTCCAAATTGAAGGATGAACTGCACTACGTTGCACTCTGCCATCTGGAAAATCTAAAG AAAACTCAAAGTGATGCTGCTCTTAATGGTGAAGATGCAAAAGTGCAAGCTTTTGATAAAGAAATACAG GATCTTGATAATGAACTGCACCAAGATAGTATTTTCTCTTGTGAAGTCCACTCAGAGAGTCGCTCACCAGGAAATATATGCCTCAATATGTTCGTTGAAGTTTTGCAGGAGCCTGAGTTCCAAGGTTTTGAGTCAGACTGTCATTTAACAAAGAAATTGTCACTA GCAGAGAGTGATTTGAGATCAGCACTTGCACTCCTCAAATATGTGGCCTTGACACTAAAAATTTTAACATCAGTACCAAGGGAGGAGCAATCTAGACATATTTCTGCATGGTCTAAAATGCTGTCTGTTTGTGCACAAGAACTGAGGCATGGCGCCTTCATCTGGAAACAGTCATTGAAAGAGAACGTCCATGACCAAATATTATCTAAACCTCAAG GCAAGAAGTATGTCCTTGCCCTTGGTGAAATTTACAGAGTTGTTGAAGTTCTTCAATCCTCAGCGACACTTTATAAGCCATGGATATTAGCAAGTTCAACAGATCCCATGGGCATATTTACTCTTCTAAGCGAGTGTTCTTCCCTATGGTCAAGTTCAGGACTTGAAGAAGCTCTGCATGGCATTTTGAATTCACCTGATTTTGAATATCATGAAAGTCTGAAGACATTGCTAGAATCTATCAAGTATATCCATGATCTTGATTCCTACACACTTTATAATCATGTTGTCTCTGGACAAGGCCGTATCTGTCAACTGTCAGGTTTAACTACCGGAATAGTGCCAG GAATGAAAACAGTAATCTGGAATGGAGAGCATTGCTTTCTCACACTCGCTAATTTATGGGCAAATTTAGTTAGCAGTGAACCTCCAAATTTGCCGTGCATAAATGTTGGCTGA
- the LOC110644506 gene encoding uncharacterized protein LOC110644506 isoform X4, giving the protein MMLDADDDGFGDFKFAPFDHTVRSNPILMNGRDSAAATNDDEDWGDFVNSGGLSHALSLPKISKPLDPFGFSTDQKVKNNDSEPNQPGSAPGRVNSGMAQWEKPKGALPLSIFGELEEDEESGAGDPSFGDGGASFFSRKNVDSVKKGSGLNVNDLVANLYKQSDHKIEYLLDLKGSNSVDKTNKNAKNSDLNISFLNLGAVEPNSNARSSDSSANWIYSNANDLNENGNDELKLNSQLLNLDWDTLNLNTNVRNSNKDEANSVTKEAKSSANGANSVPVADNGKFDDGDGDGDGDGDDDDDGWEFKDSQPKTHEISKANQIKTKNEPAPNINGFNLNLNELSLDLNGWDMNVNGVNSSATSINMGLVDENREVDDGDEDGWEFKDAQPKTSMGDEISEANQIKTENGPVSNLNGFNSSWNKLSWDFNGLNSNFSSVNSSINSMNPGLVGEISEVFDDGDGDNDGWEFKGADSKPQAGDEKDGQIKTEPMPTLNFNRTSLSWDVLSSDSSGLNPSDVKLDGKQFIANLIDGKKDSSDADGWAFKGAEPELQFRDFKMRTENGPAVNSNVTNSSWNTLSLDEGSNSKLNGVNLDKKQVNLDLFDENYDLGCNDGWEFKTVESGSRLGDENTKGDGRMQENFNGALYTFGFGNGVHGQSNFGFDFYSSYKKMENDMKDKLHYPQVDAKVGSDENSWAFKDAFSEAGSKDKEEPKVAEVSLAVEALVFDDDVQGNKVRADNLKGALPLSLFGDEETEADDPVIHQDISTQKSTSDQRVGIKSPHFNISINDLISNLYSQAEQSHLVNHEQSLSENELDFTKTVMSSNLTNANHDFDDDSWEFQDASTGARAEDQTSVHGLHECHAKYSTKIELNDYVEFFSKLKDELHYVALCHLENLKKTQSDAALNGEDAKVQAFDKEIQDLDNELHQDSIFSCEVHSESRSPGNICLNMFVEVLQEPEFQGFESDCHLTKKLSLRVI; this is encoded by the exons ATGATGTTGGACGCCGATGATGATGGCTTCGGCGATTTCAAGTTCGCGCCATTCGATCATACCGTCCGTTCCAATCCCATTCTTATGAACGGTCGAGATTCAGCTGCTGCGACCAACGATGACGAAGACTGGGGAGATTTCGTCAACTCCGGTGGACTATCCCACGCCCTATCGCTCCCCAAAATCTCGAAGCCCCTTGACCCGTTCGGATTTTCTACAGATCAAAAAGTGAAAAACAATGATTCGGAACCCAACCAGCCTGGATCAGCACCTGGTCGGGTTAACTCGGGCATGGCTCAATGGGAGAAGCCAAAAGGAGCTTTGCCTCTTTCGATCTTCGGGGAATTAGAGGAAGATGAAGAATCAGGTGCGGGCGATCCATCTTTTGGCGATGGTGGCGCTAGCTTTTTCTCTAGGAAAAATGTTGATTCTGTAAAGAAGGGATCGGGTTTAAATGTGAATGATTTGGTTGCTAATTTATATAAACAGAGTGATCataaaattgagtatttactaGATTTGAAAGGATCGAATTCTGTAGACAAAACGAATAAGAacgcaaaaaattcagatttgaatataagTTTTCTGAATTTAGGTGCAGTCGAACCTAATTCGAATGCACGCTCATCAGATTCTAGTGCGAATTGGATATATTCGAATGCCAATGATTTGAACGAGAATGGTAACGATGAGCTGAAATTGAATTCACAGTTGTTGAATTTGGATTGGGATACATTGAATTTGAATACAAACGTAAGGAATTCAAACAAAGATGAGGCGAATTCGGTTACAAAAGAGGCAAAATCGAGCGCAAATGGAGCTAATTCTGTTCCGGTTGCTGACAATGGGAAGTTTGATGATGGTGATGGTGATGGTGATGGTgatggtgatgatgatgatgatgggtgGGAGTTCAAGGATTCACAACCCAAAACTCATGAGATTTCTAAG GCAAACCAAATCAAGACTAAGAATGAGCCAGCACCTAATATTAATGGATTCAATCTAAATTTGAATGAATTGAGCTTGGATCTTAATGGGTGGGACATGAATGTTAATGGTGTTAATTCAAGTGCAACTTCAATAAATATGGGTCTGGTTGATGAAAATAGAGAAGTTGATGATGGTGATGAAGATGGTTGGGAGTTCAAGGATGCACAGCCCAAAACTTCAATgggtgatgagatttctgag GCGAACCAAATCAAGACTGAGAATGGGCCAGTATCTAATCTCAATGGATTCAACTCAAGTTGGAATAAATTGAGCTGGGATTTTAATGGGTTGAACTCAAATTTCAGTAGTGTTAATTCAAGTATAAATTCTATGAATCCGGGTTTGGTTGGTGAAATTAGTGAAGTTTTTGATGATGGTGATGGGGATAATGATGGATGGGAATTCAAGGGTGCGGATTCCAAGCCCCAGGCTGGAGATGAGAAG GATGGCCAGATCAAGACTGAACCTATGCCAACCTTGAATTTTAATAGGACTAGTTTAAGCTGGGATGTGTTAAGTTCAGATTCCAGTGGGTTGAATCCAAGTGACGTGAAATTAGATGGGAAACAGTTTATTGCAAACTTAATTGATGGAAAGAAGGATTCTAGTGATGCTGATGGATGGGCCTTCAAGGGTGCAGAACCAGAATTGCAGTTCAGAGATTTTAAG ATGAGGACTGAAAATGGGCCAGCAGTGAATTCTAATGTGACTAATTCCAGCTGGAACACATTGAGTTTGGATGAAGGttcaaattcaaaattaaatGGGGTGAATTTGGACAAAAAGCAAGTGAATTTGGATTTATTTGATGAAAATTATGATCTTGGGTGCAATGATGGATGGGAATTCAAGACTGTAGAATCAGGATCCAGGCTTGGAGATGAGAATACTAAG GGTGATGGGAGAATGCAAGAAAATTTCAATGGAGCACTTTACACATTTGGTTTTGGCAATGGTGTACATGGTCAATCGAACTTTGGATTTGATTTCTATTCAAGCTATAAAAAAATGGAGAATGATATGAAAGACAAGTTGCATTATCCCCAAGTTGATGCAAAAGTTGGTTCTGATGAAAACTCCTGGGCATTTAAGGATGCATTTTCAGAAGCTGGATCAAAGGATAAG GAAGAGCCCAAGGTTGCTGAAGTTTCTCTTGCTGTGGAAGCCTTGGTATTTGATGATGATGTCCAG GGAAACAAGGTAAGGGCAGACAACCTCAAAGGAGCCCTGCCCCTGTCCCTTTTTGGTGATGAAGAAACAGAAGCGGATGATCCTGTGATCCATCAAGATATTTCAACTCAGAAGTCCACCTCTGATCAAAGAGTTGGCATTAAGAGTCCCCATTTTAATATTTCTATCAATGATCTTATATCGAATTTATACAGTCAAGCTGAGCAGAGTCATTTAGTTAATCATGAACAAAGTCTGAGTGAAAATGAATTGGATTTCACCAAAACTGTGATGTCCTCTAATTTGACAAATGCTAATCATGATTTTGATGATGATTCCTGGGAATTTCAAGATGCCTCTACAGGAGCCAGAGCTGAAGACCAGACCTCTGTTCATGGTCTTCACGAGTGTCATGCAAAATATTCTACCAAAATAGAGCTAAATGATTATGTGGAATTCTTTTCCAAATTGAAGGATGAACTGCACTACGTTGCACTCTGCCATCTGGAAAATCTAAAG AAAACTCAAAGTGATGCTGCTCTTAATGGTGAAGATGCAAAAGTGCAAGCTTTTGATAAAGAAATACAG GATCTTGATAATGAACTGCACCAAGATAGTATTTTCTCTTGTGAAGTCCACTCAGAGAGTCGCTCACCAGGAAATATATGCCTCAATATGTTCGTTGAAGTTTTGCAGGAGCCTGAGTTCCAAGGTTTTGAGTCAGACTGTCATTTAACAAAGAAATTGTCACTA AGAGTGATTTGA
- the LOC110644506 gene encoding uncharacterized protein LOC110644506 isoform X3: MMLDADDDGFGDFKFAPFDHTVRSNPILMNGRDSAAATNDDEDWGDFVNSGGLSHALSLPKISKPLDPFGFSTDQKVKNNDSEPNQPGSAPGRVNSGMAQWEKPKGALPLSIFGELEEDEESGAGDPSFGDGGASFFSRKNVDSVKKGSGLNVNDLVANLYKQSDHKIEYLLDLKGSNSVDKTNKNAKNSDLNISFLNLGAVEPNSNARSSDSSANWIYSNANDLNENGNDELKLNSQLLNLDWDTLNLNTNVRNSNKDEANSVTKEAKSSANGANSVPVADNGKFDDGDGDGDGDGDDDDDGWEFKDSQPKTHEISKANQIKTKNEPAPNINGFNLNLNELSLDLNGWDMNVNGVNSSATSINMGLVDENREVDDGDEDGWEFKDAQPKTSMGDEISEDGQIKTEPMPTLNFNRTSLSWDVLSSDSSGLNPSDVKLDGKQFIANLIDGKKDSSDADGWAFKGAEPELQFRDFKMRTENGPAVNSNVTNSSWNTLSLDEGSNSKLNGVNLDKKQVNLDLFDENYDLGCNDGWEFKTVESGSRLGDENTKGDGRMQENFNGALYTFGFGNGVHGQSNFGFDFYSSYKKMENDMKDKLHYPQVDAKVGSDENSWAFKDAFSEAGSKDKEEPKVAEVSLAVEALVFDDDVQGNKVRADNLKGALPLSLFGDEETEADDPVIHQDISTQKSTSDQRVGIKSPHFNISINDLISNLYSQAEQSHLVNHEQSLSENELDFTKTVMSSNLTNANHDFDDDSWEFQDASTGARAEDQTSVHGLHECHAKYSTKIELNDYVEFFSKLKDELHYVALCHLENLKKTQSDAALNGEDAKVQAFDKEIQDLDNELHQDSIFSCEVHSESRSPGNICLNMFVEVLQEPEFQGFESDCHLTKKLSLAESDLRSALALLKYVALTLKILTSVPREEQSRHISAWSKMLSVCAQELRHGAFIWKQSLKENVHDQILSKPQGKKYVLALGEIYRVVEVLQSSATLYKPWILASSTDPMGIFTLLSECSSLWSSSGLEEALHGILNSPDFEYHESLKTLLESIKYIHDLDSYTLYNHVVSGQGRICQLSGLTTGIVPGMKTVIWNGEHCFLTLANLWANLVSSEPPNLPCINVG, translated from the exons ATGATGTTGGACGCCGATGATGATGGCTTCGGCGATTTCAAGTTCGCGCCATTCGATCATACCGTCCGTTCCAATCCCATTCTTATGAACGGTCGAGATTCAGCTGCTGCGACCAACGATGACGAAGACTGGGGAGATTTCGTCAACTCCGGTGGACTATCCCACGCCCTATCGCTCCCCAAAATCTCGAAGCCCCTTGACCCGTTCGGATTTTCTACAGATCAAAAAGTGAAAAACAATGATTCGGAACCCAACCAGCCTGGATCAGCACCTGGTCGGGTTAACTCGGGCATGGCTCAATGGGAGAAGCCAAAAGGAGCTTTGCCTCTTTCGATCTTCGGGGAATTAGAGGAAGATGAAGAATCAGGTGCGGGCGATCCATCTTTTGGCGATGGTGGCGCTAGCTTTTTCTCTAGGAAAAATGTTGATTCTGTAAAGAAGGGATCGGGTTTAAATGTGAATGATTTGGTTGCTAATTTATATAAACAGAGTGATCataaaattgagtatttactaGATTTGAAAGGATCGAATTCTGTAGACAAAACGAATAAGAacgcaaaaaattcagatttgaatataagTTTTCTGAATTTAGGTGCAGTCGAACCTAATTCGAATGCACGCTCATCAGATTCTAGTGCGAATTGGATATATTCGAATGCCAATGATTTGAACGAGAATGGTAACGATGAGCTGAAATTGAATTCACAGTTGTTGAATTTGGATTGGGATACATTGAATTTGAATACAAACGTAAGGAATTCAAACAAAGATGAGGCGAATTCGGTTACAAAAGAGGCAAAATCGAGCGCAAATGGAGCTAATTCTGTTCCGGTTGCTGACAATGGGAAGTTTGATGATGGTGATGGTGATGGTGATGGTgatggtgatgatgatgatgatgggtgGGAGTTCAAGGATTCACAACCCAAAACTCATGAGATTTCTAAG GCAAACCAAATCAAGACTAAGAATGAGCCAGCACCTAATATTAATGGATTCAATCTAAATTTGAATGAATTGAGCTTGGATCTTAATGGGTGGGACATGAATGTTAATGGTGTTAATTCAAGTGCAACTTCAATAAATATGGGTCTGGTTGATGAAAATAGAGAAGTTGATGATGGTGATGAAGATGGTTGGGAGTTCAAGGATGCACAGCCCAAAACTTCAATgggtgatgagatttctgag GATGGCCAGATCAAGACTGAACCTATGCCAACCTTGAATTTTAATAGGACTAGTTTAAGCTGGGATGTGTTAAGTTCAGATTCCAGTGGGTTGAATCCAAGTGACGTGAAATTAGATGGGAAACAGTTTATTGCAAACTTAATTGATGGAAAGAAGGATTCTAGTGATGCTGATGGATGGGCCTTCAAGGGTGCAGAACCAGAATTGCAGTTCAGAGATTTTAAG ATGAGGACTGAAAATGGGCCAGCAGTGAATTCTAATGTGACTAATTCCAGCTGGAACACATTGAGTTTGGATGAAGGttcaaattcaaaattaaatGGGGTGAATTTGGACAAAAAGCAAGTGAATTTGGATTTATTTGATGAAAATTATGATCTTGGGTGCAATGATGGATGGGAATTCAAGACTGTAGAATCAGGATCCAGGCTTGGAGATGAGAATACTAAG GGTGATGGGAGAATGCAAGAAAATTTCAATGGAGCACTTTACACATTTGGTTTTGGCAATGGTGTACATGGTCAATCGAACTTTGGATTTGATTTCTATTCAAGCTATAAAAAAATGGAGAATGATATGAAAGACAAGTTGCATTATCCCCAAGTTGATGCAAAAGTTGGTTCTGATGAAAACTCCTGGGCATTTAAGGATGCATTTTCAGAAGCTGGATCAAAGGATAAG GAAGAGCCCAAGGTTGCTGAAGTTTCTCTTGCTGTGGAAGCCTTGGTATTTGATGATGATGTCCAG GGAAACAAGGTAAGGGCAGACAACCTCAAAGGAGCCCTGCCCCTGTCCCTTTTTGGTGATGAAGAAACAGAAGCGGATGATCCTGTGATCCATCAAGATATTTCAACTCAGAAGTCCACCTCTGATCAAAGAGTTGGCATTAAGAGTCCCCATTTTAATATTTCTATCAATGATCTTATATCGAATTTATACAGTCAAGCTGAGCAGAGTCATTTAGTTAATCATGAACAAAGTCTGAGTGAAAATGAATTGGATTTCACCAAAACTGTGATGTCCTCTAATTTGACAAATGCTAATCATGATTTTGATGATGATTCCTGGGAATTTCAAGATGCCTCTACAGGAGCCAGAGCTGAAGACCAGACCTCTGTTCATGGTCTTCACGAGTGTCATGCAAAATATTCTACCAAAATAGAGCTAAATGATTATGTGGAATTCTTTTCCAAATTGAAGGATGAACTGCACTACGTTGCACTCTGCCATCTGGAAAATCTAAAG AAAACTCAAAGTGATGCTGCTCTTAATGGTGAAGATGCAAAAGTGCAAGCTTTTGATAAAGAAATACAG GATCTTGATAATGAACTGCACCAAGATAGTATTTTCTCTTGTGAAGTCCACTCAGAGAGTCGCTCACCAGGAAATATATGCCTCAATATGTTCGTTGAAGTTTTGCAGGAGCCTGAGTTCCAAGGTTTTGAGTCAGACTGTCATTTAACAAAGAAATTGTCACTA GCAGAGAGTGATTTGAGATCAGCACTTGCACTCCTCAAATATGTGGCCTTGACACTAAAAATTTTAACATCAGTACCAAGGGAGGAGCAATCTAGACATATTTCTGCATGGTCTAAAATGCTGTCTGTTTGTGCACAAGAACTGAGGCATGGCGCCTTCATCTGGAAACAGTCATTGAAAGAGAACGTCCATGACCAAATATTATCTAAACCTCAAG GCAAGAAGTATGTCCTTGCCCTTGGTGAAATTTACAGAGTTGTTGAAGTTCTTCAATCCTCAGCGACACTTTATAAGCCATGGATATTAGCAAGTTCAACAGATCCCATGGGCATATTTACTCTTCTAAGCGAGTGTTCTTCCCTATGGTCAAGTTCAGGACTTGAAGAAGCTCTGCATGGCATTTTGAATTCACCTGATTTTGAATATCATGAAAGTCTGAAGACATTGCTAGAATCTATCAAGTATATCCATGATCTTGATTCCTACACACTTTATAATCATGTTGTCTCTGGACAAGGCCGTATCTGTCAACTGTCAGGTTTAACTACCGGAATAGTGCCAG GAATGAAAACAGTAATCTGGAATGGAGAGCATTGCTTTCTCACACTCGCTAATTTATGGGCAAATTTAGTTAGCAGTGAACCTCCAAATTTGCCGTGCATAAATGTTGGCTGA